The Herpetosiphonaceae bacterium genome includes a window with the following:
- a CDS encoding glycosyltransferase family 4 protein, with amino-acid sequence MPYTVLTIAPTSFFADYGCHVRIWEEAKILKQLGHRVVMTTYHNGDDMPGLDIRRSWDVPWIKRAMVGSSRHKLYLDIALSWRTLRVALAVRPDIIHAHLHEGALIGSVVSKLLRIPLIFDYQGSLTGEMLDHRVFLRPRSSLLRPLQKLEDTINRIPDAVITSTYNAAETLHREWSFPRDRLYTVVDSVNTTRFQPFDGSPAWEAERLRLRQELGIPADRRIVAYIGLLAPYQGTNKLLEAARMVIAERPDVHFLIMGYPDVLSYRALAESLGVAEHVTLPGRILYKDLHAYLALGDIAVAPKMSATEGAGKITNYLAMGLPVVAFDTPVSREMLGDLGVYARLGDSASLAQEMIGLLDDRERSATLGRLGRIKAVREHSWELGGQQIAAIYERAFARRAGTPLPPVPTVLGEVSPRGVAR; translated from the coding sequence ATGCCATACACTGTTCTAACGATCGCGCCGACATCGTTTTTCGCCGATTACGGCTGTCACGTTCGGATCTGGGAGGAGGCGAAGATTCTCAAGCAGCTGGGGCACCGCGTTGTGATGACCACCTATCACAACGGCGATGACATGCCCGGCCTGGATATTCGCCGCTCCTGGGACGTGCCGTGGATCAAGCGGGCGATGGTCGGCTCGTCGCGGCACAAACTCTATCTGGATATTGCGCTCTCCTGGCGCACCCTGCGCGTTGCCCTGGCGGTCAGGCCGGATATTATTCACGCCCATCTGCACGAGGGCGCGCTGATCGGCTCCGTCGTCAGCAAGCTGCTGCGGATTCCGCTGATCTTCGACTACCAGGGCTCGCTGACGGGCGAGATGCTCGATCATCGGGTGTTTCTGCGGCCCCGTAGCTCGCTGCTGCGCCCTTTGCAAAAGCTCGAAGATACGATCAACCGCATCCCCGACGCGGTGATCACCTCGACGTATAACGCGGCGGAAACGCTGCACCGCGAGTGGAGCTTCCCCCGCGACCGGCTGTACACGGTTGTGGATTCGGTCAACACCACCCGCTTTCAGCCCTTCGACGGCTCGCCCGCGTGGGAGGCCGAGCGGCTGCGGCTGCGGCAGGAGCTTGGCATCCCCGCCGATCGCCGGATCGTCGCGTACATCGGGCTGCTCGCGCCGTATCAGGGCACGAATAAGCTGCTGGAGGCCGCGCGCATGGTTATCGCGGAGCGGCCTGACGTTCACTTCCTGATCATGGGCTATCCCGATGTGCTGAGCTACCGCGCGCTGGCGGAGTCGCTGGGTGTGGCCGAGCATGTAACGCTGCCGGGCCGCATCCTGTACAAAGATCTGCACGCCTACCTGGCCCTGGGCGACATCGCGGTCGCGCCCAAGATGTCGGCGACGGAGGGCGCGGGCAAGATCACCAACTACCTGGCGATGGGCCTGCCGGTCGTCGCGTTCGACACGCCGGTCAGCCGCGAGATGCTGGGCGATCTCGGCGTCTATGCGCGTCTCGGCGATAGCGCATCGCTGGCGCAGGAGATGATCGGCCTGCTGGACGATCGGGAGCGCAGCGCGACGCTGGGGCGGCTGGGGCGGATCAAAGCCGTGCGCGAGCACTCCTGGGAGCTGGGTGGGCAGCAGATCGCCGCGATCTACGAGCGCGCCTTTGCTCGCAGGGCGGGCACGCCGCTGCCGCCGGTGCCCACCGTGCTGGGCGAGGTTAGCCCGCGCGGGGTAGCAAGATAG